One window of the Bombus affinis isolate iyBomAffi1 chromosome 10, iyBomAffi1.2, whole genome shotgun sequence genome contains the following:
- the LOC126921166 gene encoding pro-resilin-like isoform X1, with translation MSKIGLAVFVIALTLVRSEPPVNSYLPPNGGGNGGGGGGPSNTYGPPGFDGQNGIGGGDSGRNGLSNSYGVPGSNGGRNGNGRGNGFGGGQPSSSYGAPSNGLGGNGGSGVGRPSSSYGAPGGGNGFGGGQPSSSYGAPSNGLGGNGGSGAGRPSSSYGAPGGGNGFGSGQPSSSYGAPSNGLGGNGGSGAGRPSSSYGAPGGGNGFGGGSNGAGKNGFGGAPSNSYGPPENGNGFGGGNGGGSPSGLYGPPGRNGGNGGNGGNGGNGGRPSSSYGTPERNGGRPSGLYGPPGRNGNNGGGNGGYNGGNGGYPSGGPGSNGGGNGGYPSGGPGGNDGYPSGGPGGNGGGNGGYPSGPGGNGGGNGGYGEDENNEPAKYEFSYEVKDEQSGADYGHTESRDGDRAQGEFNVLLPDGRKQIVEYEADQDGFKPQIRYEGEANGQGYGSGGPGGNGGDNGYPSGGPNGDGAGAGYPSGRPGGDNGGYRNGNNGGNGGNGGNNGGYPSGSGGDAAANGGYQY, from the exons ATGTCTAAG ATTGGATTAGCAGTATTCGTCATAGCCCTTACCCTGGTGCGCTCTGAGCCGCCGGTGAATTCATATTTGCCACCAAACGGCGGTGGCAACGGAGGAGGTGGCGGAGGACCATCCAACACTTACGGCCCGCCCGGTTTCGACGGGCAAAACGGCATCGGAGGAGGCGACAGCGGTCGTAATGGTTTATCAAATAGTTACGGAGTACCTGGCTCGAACGGTGGAAGGAATGGCAATGGCAGAGGAAATGGTTTCGGTGGTGGTCAACCTTCTAGCTCTTACGGAGCACCATCCAATGGACTCGGTGGAAACGGAGGTTCAGGTGTCGGAAGACCATCCAGCAGTTACGGAGCACCTGGTGGAGGAAATGGTTTCGGTGGTGGGCAACCTTCCAGCTCTTACGGTGCACCGTCCAATGGACTCGGTGGAAACGGAGGTTCAGGTGCCGGAAGACCATCCAGTAGCTACGGAGCACCTGGTGGGGGAAATGGTTTCGGTAGTGGTCAGCCTTCTAGTTCTTATGGTGCACCGTCCAATGGACTCGGTGGAAACGGAGGTTCAGGTGCCGGAAGACCATCCAGTAGCTACGGAGCACCTGGCGGAGGAAATGGTTTCGGTGGTGGAAGCAACGGAGCTGGCAAGAACGGATTCGGTGGTGCTCCATCGAACAGCTACGGTCCTCCAGAAAACGGAAATGGTTTTGGTGGTGGCAATGGAGGTGGGTCTCCATCGGGTCTCTATGGACCTCCTGGAAGAAACGGTGGAAACGGCGGGAACGGTGGAAACGGTGGCAATGGAGGACGGCCATCGAGTAGTTACGGAACGCCTGAGAGAAATGGAGGAAGACCATCGGGTCTTTATGGACCACCAGGTAGAAATGGAAATAACGGCGGCGGAAATGGAGGATATAACGGTGGCAATGGTGGATATCCATCGGGAGGACCGGGTAGTAACGGGGGTGGCAATGGTGGATATCCTTCTGGAGGCCCTGGTGGCAATGATGGCTATCCTTCTGGAGGTCCCGGTGGTAATGGCGGCGGCAACGGTGGTTATCCTTCTGGACCAGGTGGAAATGGTGGCGGTAACGGAGGTTACGGGGAAGATGAAAATAAC GAACCAGCAAAATACGAATTCTCTTATGAAGTCAAGGACGAGCAGTCCGGAGCTGATTATGGCCATACGGAAAGTAGAGACGGGGATCGCGCACAGGGAGAGTTCAATGTTCTGCTTCCTGATGGCAGAAAACAAATCGTTGAGTACGAAGCTGATCAAGATGGATTTAAACCTCAAATTAGATACGAAGGTGAAGCGAATGGCCAAGGATATGGTTCTGGTGGACCAGGAGGCAATGGTGGAGATAATGGATACCCAAGTGGCGGACCTAACGGAGATGGAGCCGGAG CAGGGTACCCATCGGGAAGACCAGGTGGTGACAATGGCGGTTACAGAAACGGAAATAACGGTGGCAACGGTGGCAACGGTGGAAACAATGGAGGATATCCATCCGGAAGTGGTGGCGACGCAGCGGCTAACGGAGGATATCAATACTAA
- the LOC126921166 gene encoding pro-resilin-like isoform X2 → MSKIGLAVFVIALTLVRSEPPVNSYLPPNGGGNGGGGGGPSNTYGPPGFDGQNGIGGGDSGRNGLSNSYGVPGSNGGRNGNGRGNGFGGGQPSSSYGAPSNGLGGNGGSGVGRPSSSYGAPGGGNGFGGGQPSSSYGAPSNGLGGNGGSGAGRPSSSYGAPGGGNGFGSGQPSSSYGAPSNGLGGNGGSGAGRPSSSYGAPGGGNGFGGGSNGAGKNGFGGAPSNSYGPPENGNGFGGGNGGGSPSGLYGPPGRNGGNGGNGGNGGNGGRPSSSYGTPERNGGRPSGLYGPPGRNGNNGGGNGGYNGGNGGYPSGGPGSNGGGNGGYPSGGPGGNDGYPSGGPGGNGGGNGGYPSGPGGNGGGNGGYGEDENNEPAKYEFSYEVKDEQSGADYGHTESRDGDRAQGEFNVLLPDGRKQIVEYEADQDGFKPQIRYEGEANGQGYGSGGPGGNGGDNGYPSGGPNGDGAGGYPSGRPGGDNGGYRNGNNGGNGGNGGNNGGYPSGSGGDAAANGGYQY, encoded by the exons ATGTCTAAG ATTGGATTAGCAGTATTCGTCATAGCCCTTACCCTGGTGCGCTCTGAGCCGCCGGTGAATTCATATTTGCCACCAAACGGCGGTGGCAACGGAGGAGGTGGCGGAGGACCATCCAACACTTACGGCCCGCCCGGTTTCGACGGGCAAAACGGCATCGGAGGAGGCGACAGCGGTCGTAATGGTTTATCAAATAGTTACGGAGTACCTGGCTCGAACGGTGGAAGGAATGGCAATGGCAGAGGAAATGGTTTCGGTGGTGGTCAACCTTCTAGCTCTTACGGAGCACCATCCAATGGACTCGGTGGAAACGGAGGTTCAGGTGTCGGAAGACCATCCAGCAGTTACGGAGCACCTGGTGGAGGAAATGGTTTCGGTGGTGGGCAACCTTCCAGCTCTTACGGTGCACCGTCCAATGGACTCGGTGGAAACGGAGGTTCAGGTGCCGGAAGACCATCCAGTAGCTACGGAGCACCTGGTGGGGGAAATGGTTTCGGTAGTGGTCAGCCTTCTAGTTCTTATGGTGCACCGTCCAATGGACTCGGTGGAAACGGAGGTTCAGGTGCCGGAAGACCATCCAGTAGCTACGGAGCACCTGGCGGAGGAAATGGTTTCGGTGGTGGAAGCAACGGAGCTGGCAAGAACGGATTCGGTGGTGCTCCATCGAACAGCTACGGTCCTCCAGAAAACGGAAATGGTTTTGGTGGTGGCAATGGAGGTGGGTCTCCATCGGGTCTCTATGGACCTCCTGGAAGAAACGGTGGAAACGGCGGGAACGGTGGAAACGGTGGCAATGGAGGACGGCCATCGAGTAGTTACGGAACGCCTGAGAGAAATGGAGGAAGACCATCGGGTCTTTATGGACCACCAGGTAGAAATGGAAATAACGGCGGCGGAAATGGAGGATATAACGGTGGCAATGGTGGATATCCATCGGGAGGACCGGGTAGTAACGGGGGTGGCAATGGTGGATATCCTTCTGGAGGCCCTGGTGGCAATGATGGCTATCCTTCTGGAGGTCCCGGTGGTAATGGCGGCGGCAACGGTGGTTATCCTTCTGGACCAGGTGGAAATGGTGGCGGTAACGGAGGTTACGGGGAAGATGAAAATAAC GAACCAGCAAAATACGAATTCTCTTATGAAGTCAAGGACGAGCAGTCCGGAGCTGATTATGGCCATACGGAAAGTAGAGACGGGGATCGCGCACAGGGAGAGTTCAATGTTCTGCTTCCTGATGGCAGAAAACAAATCGTTGAGTACGAAGCTGATCAAGATGGATTTAAACCTCAAATTAGATACGAAGGTGAAGCGAATGGCCAAGGATATGGTTCTGGTGGACCAGGAGGCAATGGTGGAGATAATGGATACCCAAGTGGCGGACCTAACGGAGATGGAGCCGGAG GGTACCCATCGGGAAGACCAGGTGGTGACAATGGCGGTTACAGAAACGGAAATAACGGTGGCAACGGTGGCAACGGTGGAAACAATGGAGGATATCCATCCGGAAGTGGTGGCGACGCAGCGGCTAACGGAGGATATCAATACTAA